The Planktothrix agardhii NIES-204 genomic interval GCCTTGCGACTGATCGAGCGTTTTATCATCATTCTCATATTTGAGATGGGTATGAAGATTAAAACTATGGGATCGACCACATTGAATCGAGAAGACTTAGATCGAGGGGCTGAACCGGATAATGCCTACTATATTCAAAATCAAGCTAAAGTAGCGGGGCGTACAGTGAATTTAGCCGAAGATCCCCCTCCTGATCTGGTGGTAGAAGTCGATATTACCCACACCGATATTGACAAAAATCGCCTGTATGCAGCCATAGATGTGCCTGAATTTTGGAGTTATAATGGTCAAGAATGGCGGATTTACCAACTACAAGAAAAGACCTATCAAGAGTGCGATCGCAGTCCTACTTTTCCTGGGGTTAAAAAAGAATATTTATATCATTTCTTAGCAAAAGCCCAACAGGATGAAATTGAAGCGGAAAAGGAATTTAGATCATTAATTCAAGAAAAAATTGCCAAAAAATCACTTTAATTTGAATCTTGTTTATAATAACAATACACAAAATTAATCCCAAGCCTAATAATATGGTAGCTA includes:
- a CDS encoding hypothetical protein (conserved hypothetical protein), with protein sequence MVATAPPIQQSLVGEKRVTLRGLTWQGYQQILHALPESRAAHLTYDHGILEISMPLESHEFALRLIERFIIILIFEMGMKIKTMGSTTLNREDLDRGAEPDNAYYIQNQAKVAGRTVNLAEDPPPDLVVEVDITHTDIDKNRLYAAIDVPEFWSYNGQEWRIYQLQEKTYQECDRSPTFPGVKKEYLYHFLAKAQQDEIEAEKEFRSLIQEKIAKKSL